The following proteins are co-located in the Oncorhynchus nerka isolate Pitt River unplaced genomic scaffold, Oner_Uvic_2.0 unplaced_scaffold_1910, whole genome shotgun sequence genome:
- the LOC135567639 gene encoding gastrula zinc finger protein XlCGF49.1-like isoform X2 — protein sequence MKRHLTIHTGERVSHVCHQCGKTFTSLGGLKKHQMTHTGEKPFQCSECGKGFTAQGNLKIHQLIHTGEKPYQCSQCQKSFSRLAHYKDHQQTHREEKPYHCNDCGKSFSYFKSLKCHQMIHKGENLHHCSVCGKGFAIRGNLKTHLQTHTKEKPHQCSECGKRFSRAHDLKKHKLLHTGQKTYHICQCGKSFTELGTCGPTREPTPERNHSAVPSAAEPSCVLET from the exons ATGAAGAGACACCTCACCATCCACACAG gaGAGAGGGTGAGCCACGTCTGTCATCAGTGTGGGAAGACTTTCACCAGTCTGGGAGGGCTGAAGAAACACCAGATGACCCACACAG GAGAGAAGCCGTTCCAGTGTTCTGAGTGTGGGAAAGGTTTCACTGCGCAGGGTAACCTCAAGATCCACCAGCTCATCCacacag GGGAGAAACCGTACCAGTGCTCCCAGTGTCAGAAAAGCTTCTCCCGGCTGGcccactataaagaccaccagcAGACTCACCGGGAGGAGAAACCGTACCACTGCAAtgactgtgggaaaagcttcTCCTACTTCAAG TCGCTCAAGTGCCACCAGATGATCCACAAAGGGGAGAACCTCCACCACTGCTCCGTATGTGGTAAAGGGTTCGCCATCCGCGGCAACCTGAAGACCCATCTGCAGACACACACCAAGGAGAAACCACACCAATGCTCAGAGTGCGGGAAACGGTTCTCCCGAGCCCACGacctgaagaaacacaagctgctCCACACGGGGCAGAAGACCTACCACATTTGCCAGTGTGGCAAG AGCTTCACGGAGCTGGGAACCTGCGGACCCACCAGAGAACCCACACCGGAGAGAAACCATTCTGCTGTTCCTTCTGCGGCCGAACCTTCTTGCGTGCTGGAGACCTGA
- the LOC135567639 gene encoding gastrula zinc finger protein XlCGF49.1-like isoform X1: MTKCWNRYIWMLLIDFIGTSNSSLGERVSHVCHQCGKTFTSLGGLKKHQMTHTGEKPFQCSECGKGFTAQGNLKIHQLIHTGEKPYQCSQCQKSFSRLAHYKDHQQTHREEKPYHCNDCGKSFSYFKSLKCHQMIHKGENLHHCSVCGKGFAIRGNLKTHLQTHTKEKPHQCSECGKRFSRAHDLKKHKLLHTGQKTYHICQCGKSFTELGTCGPTREPTPERNHSAVPSAAEPSCVLET; encoded by the exons ATGACAAAATGTTGGAATCGATATATATGGATGCTCTTGATCGACTTTATCGGtacctctaactcatccctaggaGAGAGGGTGAGCCACGTCTGTCATCAGTGTGGGAAGACTTTCACCAGTCTGGGAGGGCTGAAGAAACACCAGATGACCCACACAG GAGAGAAGCCGTTCCAGTGTTCTGAGTGTGGGAAAGGTTTCACTGCGCAGGGTAACCTCAAGATCCACCAGCTCATCCacacag GGGAGAAACCGTACCAGTGCTCCCAGTGTCAGAAAAGCTTCTCCCGGCTGGcccactataaagaccaccagcAGACTCACCGGGAGGAGAAACCGTACCACTGCAAtgactgtgggaaaagcttcTCCTACTTCAAG TCGCTCAAGTGCCACCAGATGATCCACAAAGGGGAGAACCTCCACCACTGCTCCGTATGTGGTAAAGGGTTCGCCATCCGCGGCAACCTGAAGACCCATCTGCAGACACACACCAAGGAGAAACCACACCAATGCTCAGAGTGCGGGAAACGGTTCTCCCGAGCCCACGacctgaagaaacacaagctgctCCACACGGGGCAGAAGACCTACCACATTTGCCAGTGTGGCAAG AGCTTCACGGAGCTGGGAACCTGCGGACCCACCAGAGAACCCACACCGGAGAGAAACCATTCTGCTGTTCCTTCTGCGGCCGAACCTTCTTGCGTGCTGGAGACCTGA